A window of Equus przewalskii isolate Varuska chromosome 6, EquPr2, whole genome shotgun sequence genomic DNA:
TGTGAAAGTGAAGAGGGTAGTCAGTGTGGAGAAAATTTTAGCCTTATTCCAAATCTCAATCTGAACGAGAAACCTACAGGAGCTAAACCATGGGGATGCAGTGCATGTGGAAAAGTCTTCATGCATCATTCATCCTTTAAAATGCACATTAGATGTCACACTGAACACAAACCATGTGACTAtcaaaaatatagagagaagccatttaaatgtaaggaatgtgggaaagccttcccTTTTCCAAGTGCTCTTCAAAGACATGAAAGGACACATattggagagaaaccctataaatgtaaaaaatgcaataaagccttcacttcttccagttctcttcaagtacatgaaagaaatcacactggaaagaaaccttatgaatgtaaaaaatgcggTAAAGCATTTCATTTTCCCAGTTCTCTTCGAAGTCATGAAActattcatactggagagaaaccctatgaatgtaaaaaatgcagtaaagaattcatttttttgagttctcttcgaagacatgaaagaattcatactggagagagaccctatgaatgtaaaaaatgcagtaaagcattctgTTATCCCAGTTCTCTTCAGatacatgaaagaattcatactggggagaaaccctatgaatgtaaaaaatgcagtaaagcattcacatTTCCCAGTGCGTTTCAAAGACATGAAAGCACTCACATTAGAGAGAAACCCCATGAATGTAAAAACTGCAGTAAAACATTCAGTTCTTCCCGTGCTCTTCAAATACATGACAGAACTCATTCTGGAGAGAAAatttatgaatgtaaaaaatgcagtaaggCCTTCACATCTCCTAGTGCTCTTCGAttacatgaaagaattcatactggggagaaaccgtatgaatgtaaaaaatgcagtaaagcattcactttttctgcttcccttcgaaaacatgaaagaactcatactagagagaaaccctatgaatacaGTAAAAactgcagtaaagcattcacttcttgCAGTTATCTGATTGTATgaaagaattcacactggagagaaaccccgTGAATGTAAAAACTGCAGTAAGGTAT
This region includes:
- the LOC103568047 gene encoding zinc finger protein 709-like, yielding MVGRLCESEEGSQCGENFSLIPNLNLNEKPTGAKPWGCSACGKVFMHHSSFKMHIRCHTEHKPCDYQKYREKPFKCKECGKAFPFPSALQRHERTHIGEKPYKCKKCNKAFTSSSSLQVHERNHTGKKPYECKKCGKAFHFPSSLRSHETIHTGEKPYECKKCSKEFIFLSSLRRHERIHTGERPYECKKCSKAFCYPSSLQIHERIHTGEKPYECKKCSKAFTFPSAFQRHESTHIREKPHECKNCSKTFSSSRALQIHDRTHSGEKIYECKKCSKAFTSPSALRLHERIHTGEKPYECKKCSKAFTFSASLRKHERTHTREKPYEYSKNCSKAFTSCSYLIV